The Thermobispora bispora DSM 43833 genome window below encodes:
- a CDS encoding carboxymuconolactone decarboxylase family protein has translation MEPRLDLLSTRAGGDLFTMLVSANNALAASPLPRATQELVKIRASQINGCGFCVDMHTKEAAHAGESPVRLNLIAAWREATVFTGAERAALELVEQGTRLADAAGGVTDEAWADAAEHYDEEQLAALVCQIALINAFNRLSVIVKRPAGSYRPGRYA, from the coding sequence ATGGAGCCACGGTTGGACCTGCTGAGCACCCGGGCCGGCGGCGACCTGTTCACGATGCTGGTCTCGGCGAACAACGCGCTCGCCGCCTCGCCGCTGCCGCGGGCCACGCAGGAGCTGGTGAAGATCCGCGCCAGCCAGATCAACGGTTGCGGGTTCTGCGTCGACATGCACACCAAGGAGGCGGCGCACGCCGGGGAGAGCCCGGTGCGCCTCAACCTGATCGCGGCGTGGCGGGAGGCCACGGTGTTCACCGGCGCCGAGCGCGCCGCCCTGGAACTGGTGGAGCAGGGCACCCGGCTCGCGGACGCGGCCGGTGGCGTGACGGACGAGGCGTGGGCGGACGCCGCCGAGCACTACGACGAGGAGCAGCTCGCCGCCCTGGTGTGCCAGATCGCCCTGATCAACGCCTTCAACCGCCTGAGCGTCATCGTCAAGCGGCCCGCCGGTTCGTATCGGCCCGGCCGGTACGCGTGA